In Eleutherodactylus coqui strain aEleCoq1 chromosome 11, aEleCoq1.hap1, whole genome shotgun sequence, a single window of DNA contains:
- the LOC136581714 gene encoding tigger transposable element-derived protein 1-like, producing the protein MQTKADIIKRVKRGEKMSDVASSYQMNRSTIDTILKSKDRIMEDVRSSVPMHSTIISKKRGKVIELENLQSILMEDCHQKRKPLSLMLIQEKALSLFEDVKTKYGEEAADVTFTASHGWFNRFKARNNLHNIKVTGEAASADTVAAQEFPATLKEIIKEGVFSPQQIFNVDETGLYWKKMPDRTYISKEEKSMPGFKPAKDRLTLLLGGNTAGDMKIKPLLVYHAENPRALKNIAKASLPVVWKSNRKAWVTLAMFQDWFYHHFIPEVERYCRDKNIPFNILLLLDNATGHPPFLDDFYANVKVVFLPPNTTSQLQPMDHGAIATFKKYYLRRMFRQALKATEGESGMTLHEFWKNFTIYNAIKNIDASWHEITTATMNGVWKKLCPMFVHNSPSLAKLQAEEQNVVDNLVSISEKLGLHLEEQDFHEYFAVHNQELTNEDLMELENQRKEEEKEDELEVEPAPKHFQTKMMAKAFQMIEDSLALFESQDPNVERYTKVAASVHDALHCYRAIYDEKKAATTRHS; encoded by the coding sequence ATGCAAACAAAGGCTGACATCATAAAAAGAGTGAAGCGTGGTGAGAAGATGTCTGATGTTGCTAGCTCATACCAGATGAATCGTTCTACCATCGATACAATTCTGAAGAGCAAGGATAGGATCATGGAAGATGTGAGAAGTTCAGTGCCTATGCACTCTACTATTATTAGTAAGAAACGTGGAAAAGTGATAGAACTTGAAAATCTTCAGAGCATTTTGATGGAGGATTGTCATCAGAAAAGAAAGCCACTAAGCTTAATGCTGATTCAAGAGAAGGCTTTAAGTCTTTTTGAAGATGTAAAGACAAAATATGGGGAAGAAGCAGCAGATGTGACCTTTACTGCAAGTCATGGATGGTTTAACCGCTTCAAGGCACGTAATAACCTCCATAACATAAAGGTGACAGGAGAGGCGGCAAGTGCAGATACGGTAGCAGCCCAGGAGTTCCCTGCTACACTTAAGGAAATTATCAAAGAAGGTGTGTTTTCACCTCAGCAAATATTTAATGTTGACGAAACAGGCCTTTATTGGAAAAAGATGCCAGACAGAACCTACATCAGTAAGGAAGAGAAGTCTATGCCTGGCTTCAAACCCGCAAAGGACAGATTGACGCTACTGCTTGGCGGAAATACCGCAGGAGATATGAAGATCAAGCCATTGTTAGTGTATCATGCTGAAAACCCAAGAGCCCTGAAAAATATAGCTAAGGCCTCACTTCCTGTTGTGTGGAAGAGTAACCGAAAAGCCTGGGTCACTCTTGCTATGTTTCAAGACTGGTTTTATCACCATTTCATTCCCGAGGTGGAACGGTACTGCCGGGATAAGAACATTCCCTTCAATATTCTTCTCCTTTTAGATAATGCAACGGGCCACCCTCCTTTTCTAGATGACTTTTATGCAAATGTGAAGGTAGTTTTCCTGCCACCCAACACTACCTCCCAACTCCAGCCAATGGACCATGGGGCCATTGCAACCTTCAAGAAATACTATCTCCGTCGCATGTTTCGTCAGGCACTGAAGGCAACTGAGGGTGAGTCTGGGATGACATTGCATGAATTTTGGAAGAACTTCACTATCTATAATGCCATAAAGAACATTGATGCTTCATGGCATGAAATTACCACGGCCACCATGAATGGGGTTTGGAAGAAACTGTGCCCCATGTTTGTCCACAATTCCCCTAGTTTAGCGAAGCTACAGGCAGAAGAACAAAATGTAGTCGACAACTTAGTGAGCATCAGCGAGAAGCTTGGCCTTCATCTTGAGGAACAGGACTTCCATGAATATTTTGCTGTGCACAACCAGGAGCTGACAAATGAAGATCTCATGGAACTGGAAAACCagaggaaggaggaagaaaaagaggacGAACTGGAAGTGGAACCGGCACCGAAGCATTTCCAGACCAAGATGATGGCAAAGGCATTTCAAATGATTGAAGACTCTCTGGCACTCTTTGAATCACAGGACCCAAATGTGGAACGGTACACCAAGGTTGCAGCATCTGTCCACGATGCACTTCATTGCTACCGGGCCATATACGATGAGAAAAAGGCGGCTACCACCAGGCATTCTTAG